The Streptomyces sp. ICC1 DNA window CGCCCGCGGCGACGACGCCCGGCCCGGCGACGAACCCCCCGCCGCGCTCGCCCCCTACGAACGGCTCCTGCCGGCGCCCGCCTCCGCGCACGCCGAAGGCCCGGGGTACGCCTTCGGGCCGGGCACGGTCATCCGTACCGGCCCGACCGGCGACGAGGAGGTCCGCAAGGTCGGCGAACTCCTCGCCGAGCAGCTGCGGGGGCCCAGCGGGCTGCCGCTGCCCGTGGTGGACGGCGCCGAGGGCGACGGGATCCGCCTCAGGCTCGACGGGGCGGCCGAGGACGCGGGGGAGGAGGGGTACCGGCTGGAGTCCCGACCCGGCGGGGTCACGCTCACCGCCCGCACGCCCGCCGGGCTCTTCCACGCCGGCCAGACGCTGCGCCAGCTGCTGCCGGTGTCCGGCCCGGGGACGGTGCCGGGCGGGACGGTCACCGACGCGCCGCGCTTCGCGTACCGGGGGGCGATGCTCGACATCGCCCGCCACTTCTTCACGGTGGAGCAGGTGAAGAGGTACGTGGACCAGCTCGCCCAGTACAAGGTCAACACCCTGCACCTGCACCTGACCGACGACCAGGGGTGGCGCATCGCGATCGACTCCTGGCCGCGGCTCGCGCAGGTCGGGGGCGCCGGCGAGGTCGGCGGCGGGCCCGGCGGCCACTGGACGAAGGACGACTACCGGGAGCTGGTGGCCTACGCGGGGGAGCGGTACGTGGACGTGGTCCCGGAGATCGACATGCCGGGGCACGTGAACGCGGCGCAGGCCGCCTACGCGGAGCTGAACTGCGACGGCAAGGCGCGCGAGCCCTACACCGGGATCAAGGTCGGCTTCAGCTCGCTGTGCGTCGGCGAGGAGCGGACCTACGAGTTCATCGACCAGGTGCTGGGCGAGCTCGCGGAGCTGACCCCGGGCACGTACCTGCACATCGGCGGCGACGAGGCGCACTCCACGCCGGCGGCGGACTACGCGGCCTTCATGGACCGGGCGCAGGCGGTGGTGGCGAAGCACGGCAAGACGGTGGTGGCCTGGCACCAGCTGGCGACGGCCCGTCCGGCCGGGGGCGCGGTGCTCCAGTACTGGGGACACGACCGCACCCCGGCGCCGGAGAAGGCGGCCGTCGTCGCGGCGGCCAAGGCGGGGAACCCGGTGATCCTGTCCCCGGCGGACCGGCTGTACCTGGACATGAAGTACGACAAGGCGACGAAGCCGGGGCTGGCCTGGGCGGGGTACGTGCCGGTGCGCAGGGCCTACGACTGGGACCCGGGGAGCTACCTGGCCGGTGGGCTCCCGGAGTCCGCGGTCCTGGGCGTGGAGGCGCCGCTGTGGACCGAGACGGTCGCGACCCGCCTCGACCTCGAGCTCCTGGCCTTCCCGAGGGTGCTGGGCCTGGCGGAGCTGGGCTGGTCCCCGGCCGCGGCCCGCGACTGGGACTCCTACCGGCTGCGCCTGGCGGCCCAGGGCCCGCGCCTCGACGCCCAGGACGTCAACTACCACCGGGCCCCGGACGTGCCCTGGTCGTAGCGCGGCCCGGAGCGCCGCGGCCGCTGCCGGGGCCGGGTCGGGCCGGGGTCAGCCGGCCAGTCGGTCAGCCGGTCTTCTTGGCGTTCTGGAGGGCCTTCGCGAGGTCTTCCAGGATCTGCGCGCACTTCTCGTACGAGTAGATCGGCTCGGTCACGCGGGGGGTGACCTGGCCGGCCTTGACGGCGGGCAGCTCGGCCCAGGTCGGCTTGGCCTTCAGCTCGGTCGGCTGGAGGGTGCCGGTGCGGTTGTCGAGGAGGACGACGTCGGCCTTGTACTTGCCGGCGTTCTCCCAGCTGAGGCTCTCGAAGAAGCCGCCCTCGTCCGTCGTCTCCGGGGTGACGAACTCGACGCCGAGCGACTGGAAGTACTTCAGGTCGGCGGAGGTGTCGGGGGTGGAGATGTAGAACAGGTCGGCGGAGCCGGAGCCGACGAGCACCTTGATGCCCGGGTTCGCCTTGGTGGCCTCGCGGAGCTTCGCGGAGGCCGCCTCGAAGCGGGCCTTGCCGTCGACGGCCTTCTTGGAGTTCAGGTCGGCGCCCAGGGACTCGGCGAGGGCCGCGGTGCGGGCCAGGGCCTTGTCCATCGAGA harbors:
- a CDS encoding ABC transporter substrate-binding protein, with the protein product MPRSRSSLLTRRGLIAAGGALGLVAALTACGGNGSAKDGSGDKGTGSGSWSFQDDLSQQPLTAKSRPKNIVAFTGTAAALYDYGVKVKGVFGPTKTADGKPDVQAGSMDISKVEILGNVYDEFNVEKYAALQPDLLVTNTWDGTYWYVPEASKDKIFKLAPAAAVSVGRDVSMDKALARTAALAESLGADLNSKKAVDGKARFEAASAKLREATKANPGIKVLVGSGSADLFYISTPDTSADLKYFQSLGVEFVTPETTDEGGFFESLSWENAGKYKADVVLLDNRTGTLQPTELKAKPTWAELPAVKAGQVTPRVTEPIYSYEKCAQILEDLAKALQNAKKTG
- a CDS encoding beta-N-acetylhexosaminidase, with amino-acid sequence MRVPRRTLAALLVLAAVPAAASCTAARGDDARPGDEPPAALAPYERLLPAPASAHAEGPGYAFGPGTVIRTGPTGDEEVRKVGELLAEQLRGPSGLPLPVVDGAEGDGIRLRLDGAAEDAGEEGYRLESRPGGVTLTARTPAGLFHAGQTLRQLLPVSGPGTVPGGTVTDAPRFAYRGAMLDIARHFFTVEQVKRYVDQLAQYKVNTLHLHLTDDQGWRIAIDSWPRLAQVGGAGEVGGGPGGHWTKDDYRELVAYAGERYVDVVPEIDMPGHVNAAQAAYAELNCDGKAREPYTGIKVGFSSLCVGEERTYEFIDQVLGELAELTPGTYLHIGGDEAHSTPAADYAAFMDRAQAVVAKHGKTVVAWHQLATARPAGGAVLQYWGHDRTPAPEKAAVVAAAKAGNPVILSPADRLYLDMKYDKATKPGLAWAGYVPVRRAYDWDPGSYLAGGLPESAVLGVEAPLWTETVATRLDLELLAFPRVLGLAELGWSPAAARDWDSYRLRLAAQGPRLDAQDVNYHRAPDVPWS